One window from the genome of Paraconexibacter algicola encodes:
- a CDS encoding LytR/AlgR family response regulator transcription factor, producing MTAAPLTVLAVDDERPALEDLARMLRASDRVGEVVTAAGAKDALLELAQRRFDAVFLDVRMPGLDGVELARVAGRFAHPPALVFVTAYESAAVDAFALHALDYLMKPASRARIDEALARVQAHVAEASAPPAGGERPGDPDEVPWDDGGDVVPVDNVRGGGTRLLQRSSILYLQAHGDYVRIVSDDGRFLLRARLHDIERRWTPHGFARVHRAYLVNLRRAVELQPQLNGTAVLRLADGSEVPISRRQVGDLRRRLQVR from the coding sequence GTGACCGCCGCGCCGCTGACCGTGCTCGCCGTCGACGACGAGCGCCCGGCGCTGGAGGACCTCGCGCGGATGCTGCGCGCCTCCGACCGGGTCGGGGAGGTCGTCACCGCCGCGGGTGCCAAGGACGCGCTGCTGGAGCTCGCGCAGCGCCGCTTCGACGCCGTCTTCCTCGACGTGCGGATGCCGGGCCTGGACGGTGTCGAGCTCGCCCGCGTCGCCGGTCGCTTCGCGCACCCGCCGGCGCTGGTGTTCGTCACCGCGTACGAGTCCGCGGCGGTCGACGCGTTCGCGCTGCACGCCCTCGACTACCTGATGAAGCCGGCGAGCCGGGCGCGGATCGACGAGGCGCTCGCGCGTGTCCAGGCGCACGTGGCCGAGGCGTCCGCGCCTCCTGCGGGCGGGGAGCGCCCCGGCGACCCCGACGAGGTGCCGTGGGACGACGGCGGCGACGTCGTCCCGGTCGACAACGTCCGCGGTGGCGGCACGCGGCTGCTGCAGCGCAGCTCGATCCTCTACCTGCAGGCGCACGGCGACTACGTGCGGATCGTCAGCGACGACGGCCGCTTCCTGCTGCGCGCGCGGCTGCACGACATCGAGCGGCGCTGGACGCCGCACGGCTTCGCGCGCGTCCACCGGGCCTACCTCGTCAACCTCCGCCGTGCGGTCGAGCTGCAGCCGCAGCTGAACGGGACCGCGGTGCTGCGCCTGGCGGACGGCAGCGAGGTGCCGATCTCCCGCCGCCAGGTCGGGGACCTGCGGCGGCGGCTCCAGGTGCGATGA
- a CDS encoding histidine kinase yields the protein MDVLLGVLLGLALAASIAAGSRLLAAPRRVLSPEATATRAALHTVTSTLPHLRRGLDANSATTAAPYLRALVGSPALALTDGHVVLAFEGPGSEHHCAGDAAAPLFVPAHADRVHVEPHWHCADPGCPHGVAVTAPLHAGQRHAGTLVALYPRDRRLVPEDTQVVQDAAMLVGAQLAQAELDAQGARLAEAELRALRAQISPHFVYNALAAIAAQIHADPDEARELLTDFAEFTRYAFRGRRPYVTLADELRYVEKYLRLEQARFGERLTIRIEVAPEVLPAVVPVLSVQPLVENAVRHGVEAHGGRGHLEILGRDLGPDVELRVHDDGPGMSADRAREVLVGGREDGGIGVSNVDGRMRAAFGEDYGLRIDTAPGEGTGVVMTVPKFRAGVRAS from the coding sequence ATGGACGTCCTGCTCGGCGTGCTCCTGGGTCTCGCGCTCGCCGCCTCGATCGCGGCGGGGTCCCGCCTGCTCGCCGCCCCGCGGCGCGTCCTCTCCCCCGAGGCGACCGCCACGCGCGCCGCCCTGCACACCGTCACCTCGACGCTGCCGCACCTGCGCCGCGGCCTGGACGCCAACAGCGCCACCACGGCCGCCCCGTACCTGCGGGCGCTCGTCGGGTCCCCCGCGCTGGCGCTGACCGACGGGCACGTCGTGCTCGCGTTCGAGGGGCCCGGGTCCGAGCACCACTGCGCCGGGGACGCGGCCGCCCCGCTGTTCGTGCCCGCCCACGCCGACCGCGTGCACGTCGAGCCGCACTGGCACTGCGCCGACCCGGGCTGCCCGCACGGGGTCGCGGTGACCGCGCCGCTGCACGCCGGCCAGCGCCACGCGGGCACGCTGGTGGCGCTCTACCCGCGCGACCGGCGACTGGTGCCGGAGGACACCCAGGTGGTGCAGGACGCGGCGATGCTCGTCGGCGCGCAGCTCGCGCAGGCCGAGCTCGATGCGCAGGGCGCCCGCTTGGCGGAGGCGGAGCTGCGGGCCCTGCGCGCGCAGATCAGCCCGCACTTCGTCTACAACGCGCTCGCCGCGATCGCCGCGCAGATCCACGCCGACCCCGACGAGGCCCGCGAGCTGCTGACCGACTTCGCGGAGTTCACCCGCTACGCGTTCCGTGGCCGCCGGCCGTACGTGACGCTCGCCGACGAGCTCCGCTACGTCGAGAAGTACCTGCGGCTCGAGCAGGCCCGCTTCGGGGAGCGGCTGACGATCCGCATCGAGGTCGCCCCGGAGGTGCTGCCCGCCGTCGTGCCGGTGCTGAGCGTGCAGCCGCTGGTGGAGAACGCGGTCCGCCACGGCGTCGAGGCGCACGGGGGCCGCGGGCACCTGGAGATCCTCGGCCGCGACCTCGGCCCGGACGTCGAGCTGCGCGTCCACGACGACGGTCCCGGGATGTCGGCCGACCGGGCGCGCGAGGTGCTCGTCGGCGGTCGGGAGGACGGCGGCATCGGCGTGTCGAACGTCGACGGGCGGATGCGGGCCGCGTTCGGGGAGGACTACGGGCTGCGGATCGACACCGCGCCCGGGGAGGGCACCGGCGTCGTCATGACCGTGCCGAAGTTCCGAGCGGGGGTGCGGGCGTCGTGA
- a CDS encoding cation acetate symporter, whose product MLSILAVSVVTLGAVGLGAWGVRFARTTSDFFVASRAISPWWNAAAISGEYLSAASFLGIAGLQMKLGASALWLPVGFTAGYVALLLFVAAPLRRYGSYTIPDFAEARLDAPRMRLLAAGVVLVIGGFYLVPQLKGAGIALGVVTGAPYWVGVVGAGVVVALVVALGGMRGITYVQAYQYWVKTFAILVPACLLLIHLGGLPQRSALFGQELPRAPAAGLVVSLDAPTDVTFPAAATYTIDGVRASAAAGEERTLAAGALRLPAGTVVPVAEGIEAQRGEDWIRPISDEGRASPLFVGSLLLATFLGTMGLPHILVRFYTNPDGPAARRTTVRVLGLLGLFYVFPVVYGLLGRVLTPQLYVTGATDEVVLRLPEAAMPGLGGEILAALVAAGAFAAFLSTASGLLVSIAGTISHDLRRARGGRGGRGARGGRGADVRTRRFRGAALGGMLVPVVLALVARGVDISLLVGWAFALAASTFCPLFLLGIWWTGLTSTGAAAGMLAGAATATAAIVVGVLSGGEAVTAGDAVLAQPAVLSVPVAFATMVLVSLRTPARLPRDVEGQLRALHAPEGLGLPAR is encoded by the coding sequence ATGCTGTCGATCCTCGCGGTGTCGGTGGTGACGCTCGGGGCGGTCGGCCTGGGCGCGTGGGGCGTGCGGTTCGCGCGCACCACGAGCGACTTCTTTGTCGCGTCGCGCGCGATCAGCCCGTGGTGGAACGCGGCGGCGATCAGCGGCGAGTACCTGTCGGCCGCGTCGTTCCTGGGCATCGCCGGACTGCAGATGAAGCTCGGTGCCAGCGCCCTGTGGCTGCCGGTCGGGTTCACCGCCGGGTACGTCGCCCTGCTGCTGTTCGTGGCGGCCCCGCTGCGCCGTTACGGCTCGTACACGATCCCGGACTTCGCGGAGGCGCGGCTCGACGCGCCGCGGATGCGGCTGCTCGCCGCCGGGGTCGTGCTGGTGATCGGCGGCTTCTATCTCGTGCCGCAGCTGAAGGGCGCCGGGATCGCGCTCGGGGTCGTGACCGGGGCCCCGTACTGGGTCGGGGTCGTGGGCGCGGGGGTCGTCGTGGCGCTCGTCGTCGCGCTGGGCGGGATGCGCGGGATCACCTACGTGCAGGCGTACCAGTACTGGGTGAAGACGTTCGCGATCCTCGTGCCCGCGTGCCTGCTGCTGATCCACCTCGGCGGTCTGCCGCAGCGCAGCGCGCTGTTCGGGCAGGAGCTGCCGCGCGCCCCGGCCGCCGGGCTCGTGGTGTCCCTCGACGCGCCGACCGACGTCACGTTCCCCGCCGCCGCGACCTACACGATCGACGGGGTGCGCGCGTCCGCCGCGGCGGGCGAGGAGCGCACGCTGGCCGCCGGGGCGCTGCGGCTGCCCGCCGGGACGGTCGTGCCGGTCGCCGAGGGGATCGAAGCGCAGCGCGGCGAGGACTGGATCCGCCCGATCAGCGACGAGGGCCGGGCGTCCCCGCTGTTCGTCGGCTCGCTGCTGCTGGCCACGTTCCTCGGGACCATGGGCCTGCCGCACATCCTCGTCCGCTTCTACACGAACCCGGACGGGCCGGCCGCGCGCCGCACGACCGTCCGGGTGCTCGGGCTGCTCGGGCTGTTCTACGTCTTCCCGGTCGTCTACGGGCTCCTCGGGCGCGTCCTGACGCCGCAGCTGTACGTGACCGGCGCCACCGACGAGGTCGTGCTGCGCCTGCCCGAGGCCGCGATGCCCGGGCTGGGCGGCGAGATCCTCGCCGCGCTCGTCGCGGCCGGCGCGTTCGCCGCGTTCCTGTCGACCGCGTCGGGGCTGCTCGTGTCGATCGCCGGGACGATCAGCCACGACCTGCGCCGCGCGCGCGGCGGGCGCGGCGGGCGCGGCGCGCGCGGCGGGCGCGGCGCCGACGTGCGCACCCGCCGGTTCCGCGGCGCGGCGCTCGGCGGCATGCTCGTGCCGGTCGTGCTTGCGCTCGTCGCCCGCGGCGTCGACATCTCGCTGCTCGTCGGCTGGGCCTTCGCGCTCGCGGCGAGCACGTTCTGCCCGCTGTTCCTGCTCGGGATCTGGTGGACGGGGCTGACGTCGACCGGGGCGGCCGCCGGCATGCTCGCCGGGGCGGCGACCGCGACGGCCGCGATCGTCGTCGGGGTGCTCAGCGGCGGCGAGGCCGTCACCGCCGGGGACGCCGTGCTCGCGCAGCCCGCGGTGCTCAGCGTGCCCGTGGCGTTCGCGACGATGGTGCTCGTGTCGCTGCGCACCCCGGCGCGCCTGCCGCGCGACGTGGAGGGCCAGTTGCGCGCGCTGCACGCCCCCGAGGGGCTCGGACTGCCCGCCCGCTAG